In bacterium, a single genomic region encodes these proteins:
- a CDS encoding 2-amino-3,7-dideoxy-D-threo-hept-6-ulosonate synthase, with product MQIGKAIRLERITRRANGRTVIVPMDHGVTVGPIEGLVDMPAAVDKVATGGADAVLGHVGLPRLGHRGYGQDIGLILHLSASTALAPDPNHKVLVSSVERALKYGADAVSIHCNLGAEDESEMLRDFGAVATACEEWGMPLVAMAYTRGAKIKREYDVEVVQHAARVGAELGADIVKVVYTGDAQSFRRVVEGAGGNYPGGIKVVIAGGEKTETDEEVLAMVAGAMEAGGAGVSIGRNAFQHAAPERMVAALVSIVHDGRNVAEAMKVLRG from the coding sequence ATGCAGATCGGCAAGGCCATTCGCCTGGAACGGATCACCCGCCGCGCCAACGGCCGCACGGTCATCGTGCCGATGGATCACGGCGTGACGGTCGGCCCCATTGAGGGGCTGGTGGACATGCCGGCGGCGGTGGACAAGGTCGCCACGGGCGGGGCGGATGCTGTCCTGGGCCATGTGGGCCTCCCCCGCCTCGGCCATCGCGGCTATGGACAGGACATCGGCCTGATCCTCCACCTGTCGGCCAGCACGGCCCTCGCGCCCGATCCCAACCACAAAGTCCTCGTCAGCAGCGTCGAGCGGGCCCTGAAGTACGGCGCCGATGCCGTCTCCATCCACTGCAACCTGGGGGCCGAGGACGAGAGCGAGATGCTGCGCGACTTCGGCGCTGTCGCCACCGCCTGCGAGGAATGGGGCATGCCGCTGGTGGCGATGGCCTACACCCGCGGCGCGAAGATCAAGCGCGAGTATGACGTCGAGGTGGTCCAGCACGCCGCGCGCGTCGGGGCGGAGCTGGGGGCGGACATCGTCAAGGTTGTCTACACTGGTGACGCCCAGAGCTTCCGCCGCGTGGTCGAGGGCGCCGGCGGCAACTACCCCGGCGGCATCAAGGTCGTCATCGCCGGCGGTGAGAAGACCGAGACCGACGAAGAGGTGCTGGCGATGGTGGCCGGGGCCATGGAGGCCGGCGGGGCGGGGGTCTCCATCGGCCGCAACGCCTTCCAGCACGCCGCCCCCGAGCGCATGGTCGCCGCCCTCGTCAGCATCGTGCACGACGGCAGGAATGTGGCTGAGGCGATGAAGGTGTTGAGGGGCTGA